A stretch of DNA from Streptomyces gobiensis:
GGCAGGCTCATAACAGCCAATAGCCTATCTAGCTGCCCGCGCATTACATCGGGTCCCCCGTAATTGGTGTAGAGCGCTTGTTCCCCGAGGATGACACTGAATCGGCGGTCACCCTGATATAGGTACTGCTGACGCTGCATACGCAAGGAAACGGCTTCATCTGTGTCATCGGGAATCTGTAGGAACTCGATTACCTGACGGAAGGTGGCAGCGGCGTAATCGGCAGTCTGTAGCGTCCCCCATACAACGGTCGGATGGTAGATACGGAAAGCTGAGGTCTTCTCGTAGAGAGATAGCGAACGCTTCTGGGGGCTCTTCGCACCAGCGGTGAACATGCGTCGCCATTCCATCCACATGGCCTCAATATTGCGGATGGTGGCGATTAGGTCAGGAACTTGTTCTTCGGCCCCTACGATCCGGCACCAGGTGCGTAGGTCATCCTCGCTGATGTTCTGCTTCCCGTGCTCGATACGGGAGACCTTAGAGAGGTGCCAGCCTGCCGAATTGGCCAGCGCCCGGCCAGTGAGACCCCCGTCTTTGCGGAGTTCCCTTAGCCGGGCGCCGAACGCTTCACGCGCTTGTTGGGCTTGGTGTGACACAGCGGGGAATCAGTGCTTGTAGTCGTCGTACGGGGTGGCGAGTGACCAGAGCTGATCCCTGACCCGTACGGCTTCCCCGACAACGGCCGGATCAGTGATCAGCTCTGCACCCTCGAACCGTCCGTCAGGGCGGAAATGGGTGACAGCCAGCGTTTCACTGTCGAATAGCCACCAGTCGTTACCGTTGGCCGGAAACTCAAACCCTTCCGGGATGTGGTGTCGTGGCAGCCATCGAATCTCTTCCCCCGCTTCGTGGTTCATCGGGGTGAGTTCGATTTCCCACCTGATGTACTCGGTTACTGGTTCCGTCACGACGCGAACGCGCCGAATGGTCCTCCCCGCTGCCGTCAGCGAACGTGTCTGTTCGAGCCACGGGCGGAACCATTCGAAGTCGTCTGGCTCACCCTTTAGCCACTTCGCGTACGGGCCATCCTCGATGGAGACGCGGTATTCGTCCTTGAGTTCCAGATGGAACGCTTCCCGCTTGAATGTTGAGAACAGCTCGTCACGCCGTTCAGCCGTGACCAGATCCATCGGCGCTTTCCTCCAACAGTGCTTTGATTGCTGCCTTGCTGACCTCTACGCAGTCTTCGTAATCCGGAATGCGCATCTGTCCCAGCGTCTCAGTGTCGCTGACCTTCTTTCCCTGAACGATGTAGTTACCGCTCTCCGTGACGTACACGATGGGGTGCGCCCACGTGCTCACCG
This window harbors:
- a CDS encoding helix-turn-helix domain-containing protein, encoding MSHQAQQAREAFGARLRELRKDGGLTGRALANSAGWHLSKVSRIEHGKQNISEDDLRTWCRIVGAEEQVPDLIATIRNIEAMWMEWRRMFTAGAKSPQKRSLSLYEKTSAFRIYHPTVVWGTLQTADYAAATFRQVIEFLQIPDDTDEAVSLRMQRQQYLYQGDRRFSVILGEQALYTNYGGPDVMRGQLDRLLAVMSLPRLSLGIIPRRAEQKIWPGNPFSLFDDRLVVVETYSAELTVTQPRELALYKRAFSMLQESAVYGQEVRALIAMALDEWGRED
- a CDS encoding DUF6879 family protein produces the protein MDLVTAERRDELFSTFKREAFHLELKDEYRVSIEDGPYAKWLKGEPDDFEWFRPWLEQTRSLTAAGRTIRRVRVVTEPVTEYIRWEIELTPMNHEAGEEIRWLPRHHIPEGFEFPANGNDWWLFDSETLAVTHFRPDGRFEGAELITDPAVVGEAVRVRDQLWSLATPYDDYKH